A genomic window from Natronoarchaeum mannanilyticum includes:
- the gcvPB gene encoding aminomethyl-transferring glycine dehydrogenase subunit GcvPB, translating to MKYNQARWSRDDEDVYEPLLSEKDETTVEIGGGGSDDGGTGGADAASSEADSGSPLPDDLTRDELTLPELSEPELARHYTRLSQMTYGVDSGPYPLGSCTMKYNPKFTEDVAALADAAVHPDRPERRQQGTLELLYRLQDYLGRIGGMDAVSLQPPAGAAGEFAGILVARAYHEHNDEGHRDEVIVPESAHGTNFASAALAGYDVVELPGGEDGRVDLDALEGALSENTAALMLTNPNTLGLFERDIEAIAEAVHDVGGLLYYDGANLNALLGRARPGDMGFDIMHYNVHKTFATPHGGGGPGAGPIGVAEKLAPFLPAPRIRPDEMGYERFEPDHSVGKVHGFDGNWLVLVKAYAYIARLGDDGLADASAKAVLNANYLAEQIDLDVPYGPFHHEFVASAGDRDAAEVAKRMLDFGVHPPTTKWPEIVPEALMTEPTEVESKDSLDQLAAAFDAVMSEDADAAADAPQRTAARRIDQTSAARNLRLSWQSLDGE from the coding sequence ATGAAGTACAATCAAGCACGCTGGTCCCGCGACGACGAGGACGTCTACGAGCCGCTGCTCTCCGAGAAGGACGAGACGACCGTCGAGATCGGCGGCGGAGGGAGCGACGACGGTGGGACCGGCGGCGCCGATGCGGCGTCGAGCGAGGCCGACTCCGGCTCCCCGCTCCCCGACGACCTCACGCGAGACGAACTGACGCTCCCCGAGCTCTCCGAGCCTGAGCTCGCGCGCCACTACACGCGGCTCTCGCAGATGACCTACGGCGTCGACAGCGGGCCCTACCCCCTGGGGAGCTGCACGATGAAGTACAACCCCAAGTTCACCGAGGACGTCGCCGCGCTGGCCGACGCCGCGGTCCACCCCGACCGTCCCGAGCGCCGGCAGCAGGGCACGCTGGAGCTGCTCTACCGGCTGCAGGACTATCTCGGCCGGATCGGCGGAATGGACGCCGTCTCGCTGCAGCCGCCCGCCGGCGCCGCCGGCGAGTTCGCCGGCATCCTCGTCGCGCGCGCCTACCACGAGCACAACGACGAGGGCCATCGCGACGAGGTGATCGTCCCCGAGAGCGCCCACGGGACCAACTTCGCCAGCGCGGCGCTGGCGGGCTACGACGTCGTCGAGCTGCCGGGCGGCGAGGACGGCCGCGTCGACCTCGACGCCCTGGAGGGGGCGCTGTCCGAAAACACGGCGGCGCTGATGCTCACGAACCCCAACACGCTCGGGCTGTTCGAGCGCGACATCGAGGCGATCGCCGAGGCGGTCCACGACGTCGGCGGGCTGCTGTACTACGACGGCGCGAACCTCAACGCCCTGCTCGGACGCGCTCGCCCCGGCGACATGGGCTTCGACATCATGCACTACAACGTCCACAAGACGTTCGCGACGCCACACGGCGGCGGCGGGCCGGGCGCGGGCCCCATCGGCGTCGCCGAGAAGCTCGCGCCGTTTCTCCCCGCGCCCCGAATCCGGCCGGACGAGATGGGGTACGAGCGCTTCGAGCCCGACCACTCGGTCGGCAAGGTCCACGGGTTCGACGGCAACTGGCTCGTGCTCGTCAAGGCCTACGCCTACATCGCCCGCCTCGGCGACGACGGGCTCGCCGACGCCAGCGCGAAGGCCGTGCTCAACGCGAACTACCTCGCCGAGCAGATCGACCTGGATGTTCCGTACGGGCCGTTCCACCACGAGTTCGTCGCCAGTGCGGGCGACCGCGACGCGGCCGAAGTGGCGAAGCGGATGCTCGATTTCGGCGTCCACCCGCCGACGACGAAGTGGCCCGAGATCGTCCCCGAGGCGCTGATGACCGAGCCCACCGAGGTCGAGAGCAAGGACTCGCTCGACCAGCTCGCGGCCGCGTTCGACGCCGTGATGAGCGAGGATGCGGACGCCGCGGCCGACGCCCCGCAGCGGACCGCAGCCCGGCGGATCGACCAGACTTCCGCCGCCCGGAATCTGCGGCTCTCCTGGCAGTCGCTGGACGGGGAGTGA
- the nikR gene encoding nickel-responsive transcriptional regulator NikR encodes MTVVSVSMPEELLERIDEFSEDHGYTGRSEVIREASRNLLGEFEDRRLEDKELMGVVTVVFDYETTSVEERMMHLRHEHEDLVASNFHSHVGDHYCMELFILEGGLEDISSFVGKIRATQDTLSVDYSVLPVDEFSQALSDAS; translated from the coding sequence ATGACCGTCGTGAGCGTCTCGATGCCGGAGGAGCTGCTGGAGCGGATCGACGAGTTCTCCGAGGACCACGGGTACACCGGCCGCAGCGAGGTGATCCGGGAGGCCTCGCGGAACCTGCTCGGCGAGTTCGAGGACAGGCGCCTGGAGGACAAGGAGCTGATGGGCGTCGTCACCGTCGTCTTCGACTACGAGACCACAAGCGTCGAGGAGCGGATGATGCACCTGCGCCACGAGCACGAGGACCTCGTGGCCTCGAACTTCCACAGCCACGTCGGCGATCACTACTGCATGGAGCTGTTCATCCTGGAGGGCGGGCTGGAGGATATCTCGTCGTTCGTCGGCAAGATCCGCGCGACCCAGGACACGCTGTCGGTCGATTACTCGGTGCTGCCCGTCGACGAGTTCTCGCAGGCGCTCTCCGACGCGAGCTGA
- a CDS encoding sulfatase, translated as MVGSEPNVVLIHCHDLGRRIGCYDRDVDTPALESLADDGAVFENHFVTAPQCSPSRSSIHTGEFPHVNGLMGLAHGRWEIDDRFATLPAALAEREYETYLFGLQHAATDPQSLGFEHVFPGGARTSPVSPTDHAVNRARDVARAFRSFLDNDPPTEPFFASLGFFEAHRVRLDDRYGFDDDNYEMADPAGVEALPYLPDRERIRRDLAEMEGMIEAIDEAVDAVLDALDAADLADDTLVVFTTEHGIAFPRAKGCCYDPGIEAALLLRYPGEIDGGERYDELVSNVDLFPTILEMADGTVLDEVSGQSFLPLFTDQEHYQRELVFAEMTWHDRYNPIRAVRTERYKYIRSFWHLPDVYMTDDILMSEAGRAVREEFQSNPRPYAELYDLEADPYERDNLAEDDQYRHVRDELERRLVAWMRRTEDPLLSGPIPPADYDEIVPW; from the coding sequence CTGGTCGGTTCGGAGCCGAACGTCGTCCTGATCCACTGCCACGATCTGGGTAGGCGAATCGGCTGTTACGACCGCGACGTCGACACGCCGGCGCTGGAGTCGCTCGCGGACGACGGTGCCGTGTTCGAGAACCACTTCGTGACCGCCCCGCAGTGCTCGCCGAGCCGCAGCAGCATCCACACCGGCGAGTTTCCCCACGTCAACGGGCTGATGGGGCTGGCCCACGGCCGCTGGGAGATCGACGATCGGTTCGCGACACTGCCCGCGGCCCTCGCGGAACGCGAGTACGAAACGTACCTGTTCGGGCTCCAGCACGCCGCGACGGATCCCCAGTCGCTCGGCTTCGAACACGTCTTTCCCGGCGGCGCCCGCACGTCGCCGGTTTCGCCGACGGATCACGCGGTCAACCGCGCCCGGGACGTCGCGCGGGCGTTCCGGTCGTTCCTCGACAACGATCCGCCCACGGAGCCATTTTTCGCCTCGCTCGGCTTCTTCGAGGCCCATCGCGTCCGACTGGACGACCGGTACGGGTTCGACGACGACAACTACGAGATGGCCGACCCCGCCGGCGTCGAGGCGCTACCGTACCTCCCCGACCGGGAGAGGATCCGCCGGGATCTCGCCGAGATGGAGGGGATGATCGAGGCGATCGACGAGGCCGTCGACGCCGTCCTCGACGCCCTCGACGCCGCCGACCTCGCGGACGACACGCTCGTTGTGTTCACGACGGAGCACGGCATCGCGTTCCCCCGCGCCAAGGGCTGTTGCTACGATCCCGGCATCGAGGCGGCGCTGCTGTTGCGATATCCCGGCGAGATCGACGGCGGCGAGCGCTACGACGAACTGGTGAGCAACGTCGACCTGTTCCCGACGATCCTCGAGATGGCCGACGGGACGGTGCTCGACGAGGTGTCCGGCCAGAGCTTCCTCCCGCTGTTCACCGATCAGGAACACTACCAGAGAGAGCTCGTGTTCGCCGAGATGACCTGGCACGACCGGTACAATCCGATACGAGCCGTCCGGACGGAGCGGTACAAGTACATCCGGAGCTTCTGGCACCTCCCGGACGTGTACATGACCGACGACATCCTGATGAGCGAGGCGGGACGAGCGGTCCGCGAGGAGTTCCAGTCGAATCCGCGTCCGTACGCCGAGCTGTACGATCTGGAGGCGGATCCGTACGAGCGTGACAATCTCGCCGAGGACGACCAGTACCGGCACGTCCGGGACGAACTCGAACGGCGGCTCGTCGCGTGGATGCGCAGAACCGAGGATCCGCTGCTGAGCGGCCCGATACCGCCGGCCGACTACGACGAGATCGTTCCCTGGTGA
- a CDS encoding ABC transporter substrate-binding protein: MHDETTPKRTRRNYLGSVGALAGGAALAGCIGENPGSDSDGGSYSVSMAPVGEVEFDGPPESAFTIYPQYADMAVALGHSEAIESMFATNMAETTMSHYYAHLEGVDYEWGDLVNPLDGDFSRETVYSTDADVHLADPAWVSTQSNWGESEIDEVRNQQGPWFGNFYSGTHAEPPEAYRDSYEYYGLWELFGKVAAVFDEVERYEAIKAIRDDAVATIEENLPPEDDRPTAVRVTYNAQNDQFFTYHLNKPGYWLADTRPLGATDAFADRDWEQLWGTVDYETMLEADPDVILHLWGLTPWHDMNDVRDTLESEPSGQKLSAVQDDRVYAAGMRYQGPIMNLFQLEMTAKQLYPEQFGEWPGTPDGGASYPEIPEDKQLFDRQELANVITGSNE, encoded by the coding sequence ATGCACGACGAGACGACGCCAAAACGAACGCGACGGAACTACCTCGGGTCGGTCGGCGCTCTGGCCGGCGGCGCCGCGTTGGCGGGCTGTATCGGCGAAAATCCGGGATCCGATTCGGACGGAGGATCCTACTCGGTGTCGATGGCGCCGGTGGGGGAGGTCGAGTTCGACGGGCCGCCCGAGAGCGCGTTCACGATCTATCCGCAGTACGCCGACATGGCCGTCGCGCTCGGCCACAGCGAGGCGATCGAGTCGATGTTCGCCACCAATATGGCCGAGACGACGATGAGCCACTACTACGCCCACCTGGAGGGCGTCGACTACGAGTGGGGCGATCTCGTGAACCCGCTGGACGGGGACTTCAGCCGGGAGACGGTGTACTCGACGGACGCCGACGTCCACCTCGCGGACCCGGCCTGGGTGAGCACCCAGAGCAACTGGGGCGAGTCCGAGATCGACGAGGTTCGCAACCAACAGGGCCCGTGGTTCGGCAACTTCTACAGCGGCACGCACGCCGAGCCGCCCGAGGCGTACCGCGACAGCTACGAGTACTACGGGCTCTGGGAGCTGTTCGGCAAGGTCGCCGCGGTGTTCGACGAGGTCGAGCGCTACGAGGCGATCAAGGCGATCCGCGACGACGCCGTCGCGACGATCGAGGAGAACCTGCCGCCCGAGGACGACCGCCCGACCGCGGTGCGGGTCACGTACAACGCCCAGAACGACCAGTTCTTCACCTACCACCTGAACAAGCCCGGCTACTGGCTGGCCGACACGCGCCCGCTCGGCGCGACCGACGCGTTCGCCGACCGGGACTGGGAGCAGCTTTGGGGTACGGTCGACTACGAGACGATGCTCGAAGCCGATCCGGACGTCATCCTGCACCTCTGGGGGCTGACCCCCTGGCACGACATGAACGACGTCCGCGATACCCTGGAAAGCGAGCCGTCGGGCCAGAAACTCTCTGCGGTCCAGGACGACCGCGTGTACGCCGCCGGGATGCGCTACCAGGGCCCGATCATGAACCTGTTCCAGCTGGAGATGACCGCCAAACAGCTCTACCCGGAGCAGTTCGGCGAGTGGCCCGGCACGCCCGACGGCGGTGCCTCCTATCCCGAAATTCCCGAGGACAAGCAGTTGTTCGACCGTCAGGAGCTGGCGAACGTGATCACCGGATCGAACGAGTAG
- a CDS encoding cob(I)yrinic acid a,c-diamide adenosyltransferase, which yields MKIYTGRGDEGMTDLRDMSRVSKTSARIEAYGTVDELNALLGTVRPTGHDDVDEHLAAIQNHLHVAQADLANPDPDEDDPVVRDEHTEELEAMIDSFDDELDPLEQFILPTGSEKGSRLHHARTVCRRAERRTVALAADQTINGEAVQYLNRLSDALFVLARVVNKRDGVREENPEY from the coding sequence ATGAAGATCTACACCGGCCGCGGCGACGAGGGGATGACCGATCTTCGGGACATGTCCCGCGTCTCGAAGACCAGCGCGCGGATCGAAGCGTACGGCACGGTCGACGAACTGAACGCCCTGCTCGGGACCGTTCGGCCGACCGGTCACGACGACGTCGACGAGCACCTCGCCGCGATCCAGAACCACCTCCACGTCGCGCAGGCCGACCTCGCGAACCCCGATCCCGACGAGGACGATCCCGTCGTGCGCGACGAGCACACCGAGGAACTCGAGGCGATGATCGACTCCTTCGACGACGAACTCGACCCCCTGGAGCAGTTCATCCTGCCGACGGGCAGCGAGAAGGGGTCGCGGCTTCACCACGCCAGAACGGTGTGTCGGCGCGCCGAGCGCCGGACCGTCGCGCTCGCGGCCGACCAGACGATCAACGGCGAGGCCGTCCAGTACCTGAATCGGCTCTCGGACGCGCTGTTCGTGCTCGCGCGCGTCGTCAACAAGCGCGACGGCGTCCGCGAGGAGAATCCGGAATACTAG
- a CDS encoding adenine deaminase C-terminal domain-containing protein: protein MKRTQAVALGEAPADLVIAGGRVFLPETGEFRALDVAVCDNEIAALPESAEDVIGEDTRVVDADGRAVLPGFIDAHTHVDTVQTLENAYHYALEGGTTTVVTETSGLGGAFGAEGVEALLAATSYLPITVKATVPPQPLADTFEEPRADEDEAEALADLLADDRIVGVGETDWIHAVGRDSPIERLYERAEREGKRSCGHGAGCDGAKLSAFAGVVDNDHEAITADGVVERVERGVHAIGRYGSIRDDIEAIAGAVDRVGAAELSLSTDGMWPRKLLDEGLMDAVVRRTIEEGVDPADAIRMATLNPARHFGLDDRGSLAPGNAADVLIVDDLQSVNVTTVISGGEVVVHNNEVRVAPRSHEYPERFYDAVDVRTDPDAVRVPADAAGADGRVRAIQLGEGLLSHEATVEPAQEDGELRAAPERDVAKVALLDRHPDSDGSGFAGFLTGYGIERGGVATSMTMEATGVLAVGADDADLRAAARHVNELGGGWAVVRDGDVIAELPYRVGGCAADLEVEETAKLLDAAENAVRSLGVGVERPLVSLASLPFVGVPTMKLTTSGYADVVRRELVGLDPD, encoded by the coding sequence ATGAAGCGCACGCAAGCTGTCGCGCTCGGCGAGGCGCCCGCGGATCTCGTGATCGCCGGCGGGCGCGTGTTCCTCCCCGAGACCGGCGAGTTCCGCGCGCTCGACGTCGCGGTCTGCGACAACGAGATCGCCGCGCTGCCCGAGAGCGCCGAGGACGTGATCGGCGAGGACACCCGCGTCGTCGACGCTGACGGCCGGGCCGTCCTGCCGGGGTTCATCGACGCCCACACGCACGTCGACACGGTCCAGACGCTCGAAAACGCCTACCACTACGCGCTGGAGGGCGGGACGACGACCGTCGTCACCGAGACATCCGGGCTGGGCGGCGCGTTCGGCGCCGAGGGCGTCGAGGCGCTGCTCGCGGCCACCTCGTACCTGCCGATCACGGTCAAGGCGACCGTCCCACCCCAGCCCCTCGCGGACACGTTCGAGGAGCCCCGCGCCGACGAGGACGAGGCCGAGGCGCTCGCGGACCTGCTCGCGGACGACCGGATCGTCGGCGTCGGCGAGACCGACTGGATCCACGCGGTCGGGCGCGACTCGCCGATCGAACGTCTCTACGAGCGCGCCGAGCGGGAAGGCAAACGCAGCTGCGGCCACGGCGCGGGCTGCGACGGCGCCAAACTGTCGGCGTTCGCGGGCGTCGTCGACAACGACCACGAGGCGATCACCGCCGACGGCGTCGTCGAGCGCGTCGAGCGCGGCGTCCACGCGATCGGCCGGTACGGCTCGATCCGGGACGATATCGAGGCGATTGCGGGCGCGGTCGACCGCGTCGGCGCCGCCGAACTCTCGCTCTCGACCGACGGGATGTGGCCCAGAAAACTGCTCGACGAGGGGCTGATGGACGCCGTCGTCCGGCGGACGATCGAGGAAGGCGTCGACCCCGCGGACGCGATCCGGATGGCGACGCTGAACCCCGCGCGCCACTTCGGGCTCGACGACCGGGGTAGCCTCGCGCCGGGCAACGCCGCGGACGTCCTGATCGTCGACGACCTCCAATCGGTCAACGTCACCACCGTGATCAGCGGCGGCGAGGTCGTCGTCCACAACAACGAGGTCCGCGTGGCGCCCCGCAGCCACGAGTACCCCGAGCGCTTCTACGACGCCGTCGACGTGCGCACCGATCCCGACGCCGTCCGCGTGCCCGCCGACGCCGCCGGCGCCGACGGTCGCGTACGCGCAATCCAGCTCGGCGAGGGGTTGCTCTCCCACGAGGCGACGGTCGAGCCCGCACAGGAGGACGGCGAGCTCCGCGCGGCGCCCGAGCGCGACGTCGCCAAGGTCGCGCTGCTCGATCGCCACCCCGATTCCGACGGCTCCGGCTTCGCCGGCTTTCTGACCGGATACGGCATCGAGCGCGGCGGCGTCGCGACGAGCATGACGATGGAGGCGACGGGCGTGCTCGCCGTCGGCGCTGACGACGCCGATCTCCGCGCGGCGGCCAGGCACGTCAACGAACTCGGTGGCGGCTGGGCGGTCGTCCGCGACGGCGACGTGATCGCGGAACTCCCCTACCGGGTCGGCGGCTGCGCCGCGGATCTCGAGGTCGAAGAGACCGCGAAGCTGCTCGACGCCGCCGAGAACGCGGTGCGCTCGCTGGGCGTCGGCGTCGAGCGCCCGCTCGTCTCGCTGGCGTCGCTGCCGTTCGTCGGCGTCCCGACGATGAAGCTGACGACCTCGGGGTACGCCGACGTCGTGCGCCGGGAGCTGGTCGGGCTCGATCCCGACTAG
- a CDS encoding MBL fold metallo-hydrolase, whose amino-acid sequence MFSRLSIPTPFQVGPVNAYLAGRTIVDPGPDSEESWEALVEGLADRGLEPDDLDRALITHPHPDHFGAAHRLREAGVDVLASPATAEIIRAFGDRLDYEQSFFEDFFVAHGMSRSTASTVVELPEAYLPYAPDCEVDATLADGDALEVGELDVTVEAVEGHAPGELIFTYESAGQDRAIVGDHVLGDVTPNPLLQPPAKPEGERPRMLPAYNDSLTALRERGLDEILPGHGERIEDPDGRIDETLAAHEDRTDNVRALVDEPTTAMDVMEGLFDDLPATEYFPAMSEAIGHLDVLEARGEVTPTESDDGLVRYEATGA is encoded by the coding sequence ATGTTCAGCCGGCTCTCGATCCCGACGCCGTTCCAGGTCGGCCCGGTCAACGCCTACCTCGCGGGGCGCACGATTGTCGATCCGGGCCCCGACAGCGAGGAGTCCTGGGAGGCTCTCGTCGAAGGGCTCGCCGACCGCGGCCTGGAACCGGACGACCTCGACCGCGCGCTGATCACCCATCCCCACCCCGACCACTTCGGGGCCGCGCACCGGCTCCGCGAGGCCGGCGTCGACGTCCTCGCGTCGCCCGCGACCGCCGAGATCATCAGGGCGTTCGGCGACCGCCTCGACTACGAGCAGTCCTTTTTCGAGGACTTCTTCGTCGCCCACGGGATGTCCCGCTCGACCGCGAGCACCGTCGTCGAACTGCCCGAGGCGTACCTTCCCTACGCGCCGGACTGCGAGGTCGACGCGACGCTCGCGGACGGCGACGCGCTGGAAGTGGGCGAGCTGGACGTGACGGTCGAAGCCGTCGAGGGACACGCACCGGGCGAACTGATATTCACTTACGAGTCGGCCGGTCAGGACCGGGCGATCGTCGGCGATCACGTCCTCGGCGACGTGACGCCGAACCCGCTGTTGCAGCCGCCCGCCAAGCCCGAGGGCGAGCGACCGCGGATGCTGCCGGCGTACAACGACTCCCTCACGGCGCTCCGCGAGCGCGGCCTCGACGAGATCCTGCCCGGCCACGGCGAGCGGATCGAGGACCCCGACGGGAGAATCGACGAGACGCTGGCCGCCCACGAGGACCGCACCGACAACGTCCGAGCGCTCGTCGACGAGCCGACCACCGCGATGGACGTGATGGAGGGGCTGTTCGACGACCTGCCCGCGACCGAGTACTTCCCGGCGATGAGCGAGGCGATCGGCCACCTCGACGTGCTCGAAGCGCGGGGCGAAGTGACGCCGACCGAGAGCGACGACGGGCTCGTCCGCTACGAGGCGACAGGAGCATGA